One window of the Geoalkalibacter sp. genome contains the following:
- a CDS encoding PTS sugar transporter subunit IIA, whose translation MIGLVIASHAGLARELLLAAEMIVGPIEQARAVGIEREDSVEKVRGAIAEAIAAVRDGEDGVLIMTDLFGGTPANLSISFLDPPRIEVLTGVNLPMVLKFFNSRDDLSVTELAGMIKAYGQQSMALASEFLER comes from the coding sequence ATGATCGGACTGGTGATCGCCAGCCACGCGGGGCTGGCGCGCGAATTGTTGCTGGCCGCGGAAATGATCGTCGGCCCCATCGAGCAGGCTCGGGCGGTGGGCATCGAGCGCGAGGACAGCGTCGAAAAGGTGCGCGGCGCCATCGCCGAGGCCATCGCGGCGGTCAGGGACGGCGAGGACGGCGTGCTGATCATGACCGATTTGTTCGGCGGCACCCCGGCCAACCTCAGCATCTCTTTTCTCGACCCGCCGCGCATCGAAGTGCTGACCGGGGTGAATCTGCCCATGGTCTTGAAATTTTTCAACAGTCGCGATGATCTCAGCGTGACGGAACTCGCCGGCATGATCAAGGCCTATGGACAGCAGAGCATGGCGCTGGCCAGTGAGTTTCTTGAGCGCTGA
- the ptsP gene encoding phosphoenolpyruvate--protein phosphotransferase yields the protein MTDSEKNSLAPDTFLVGLGVSPGIAIGEVFLYNRARQTLADWYIPPELVEDEVRRFHLALDESRRQLREVKERVSSPELREHLYIIDTHLLILEDDMLVRETQGLIEQERLNAESALRRTLDKFRTFFNAIEDEYLRERRSDIDSIGERLMRNLLGECQRSLGEIERKAVVVAHQVSPADTMQMDRNKVIGFVTDVGGRTSHTAILARSLEIPAVVGLENISALARSRMPIIIDGGAGTVILNPSAETFREYLHKKQAYEYLEKELRAYRDLPAQTLDGFRLTLRGNVELAQEIPAVIAQGGAGVGLFRTEFLFLNQTRPPSEEEQFEVYRDIAQKMIPEPVTIRTLDVGGDKFVPEINLAEEENPALGLRAVRFSLKERRLFKEQLRAILRASAYGQVRLMFPMISGVGEIRACKELLREAREELDERGQAYDRDMPIGIMIETPAAALIADLLAREVDFFSVGTNDLIQYCLAVDRGNEHVAYLYEPLHPSILRALKMISDAGRTAGIEVGMCGEMASEPLYTLILLGLGFNELSMNASCIPRVKRVIRQVRRTDGEELLRDLLLLPTAKEITHYVEEQLAVRFPELFAARDFL from the coding sequence ATGACGGATTCGGAGAAAAATAGCCTCGCGCCCGACACCTTTCTGGTGGGTCTGGGAGTATCTCCCGGCATCGCCATCGGCGAGGTCTTTCTCTACAACCGCGCGCGCCAGACCCTGGCGGACTGGTATATCCCGCCGGAGTTGGTCGAGGATGAAGTGCGGCGGTTTCACCTCGCCCTCGACGAATCCCGCCGTCAGCTGCGCGAGGTCAAGGAGCGGGTCAGCTCGCCGGAGTTGCGCGAGCATCTCTATATCATCGACACCCACTTGCTCATCCTTGAGGATGACATGCTGGTGCGCGAAACCCAGGGGCTCATCGAACAAGAGCGACTCAACGCCGAAAGCGCCCTGCGGCGCACCCTTGACAAATTTCGCACATTCTTCAACGCCATCGAGGATGAATACCTTCGCGAGCGGCGCAGCGACATCGATTCCATCGGCGAGCGTCTGATGCGCAACCTTCTCGGGGAATGTCAGCGCAGCCTCGGCGAAATCGAGCGCAAGGCGGTGGTGGTGGCCCATCAGGTTTCTCCGGCCGACACCATGCAGATGGATCGCAACAAGGTCATCGGCTTTGTCACCGACGTCGGAGGGCGCACCTCCCACACCGCGATCCTGGCCCGCTCCCTGGAAATTCCCGCCGTGGTCGGCCTGGAAAACATCAGCGCCCTGGCGCGTTCGCGAATGCCGATCATCATCGACGGCGGCGCGGGAACGGTGATTCTCAACCCTTCGGCCGAAACCTTCCGCGAATATCTGCACAAGAAACAGGCCTATGAGTATCTGGAAAAGGAACTGCGCGCCTACCGGGATCTGCCGGCGCAGACTCTCGACGGTTTTCGCCTGACCTTGCGGGGCAACGTGGAGTTGGCGCAGGAAATCCCCGCGGTGATTGCCCAAGGCGGCGCCGGCGTCGGGTTGTTCCGCACCGAGTTCTTGTTTCTCAATCAAACGCGGCCGCCTTCGGAAGAGGAACAGTTCGAGGTCTATCGCGACATCGCGCAGAAAATGATCCCCGAGCCCGTGACCATTCGCACCCTGGATGTGGGCGGCGACAAGTTCGTGCCGGAGATCAATCTGGCCGAGGAGGAAAACCCCGCCCTGGGATTGCGCGCCGTGCGCTTTTCCCTCAAGGAGCGCCGCCTGTTCAAGGAGCAATTGCGCGCCATTTTGCGGGCCTCGGCCTACGGACAGGTGCGCCTCATGTTTCCCATGATCAGCGGCGTGGGGGAAATCCGGGCCTGCAAGGAATTGCTGCGCGAAGCGCGCGAGGAACTCGACGAGCGCGGCCAGGCCTATGATCGGGACATGCCCATCGGCATCATGATCGAGACGCCGGCGGCCGCTCTCATCGCCGATCTGCTCGCGCGCGAGGTGGATTTTTTCTCCGTCGGCACCAATGACCTCATTCAGTATTGCCTGGCGGTCGATCGCGGCAACGAGCACGTCGCCTATCTCTATGAACCCCTGCACCCCTCGATCCTGCGGGCGCTCAAGATGATCAGCGATGCTGGGCGCACGGCCGGCATCGAGGTCGGCATGTGCGGCGAGATGGCCTCTGAGCCCCTGTATACGCTGATTCTGCTGGGGCTTGGGTTCAACGAACTGTCCATGAACGCCTCCTGCATTCCCCGTGTCAAGCGGGTGATTCGCCAGGTGCGCCGCACGGATGGCGAAGAGTTGCTTCGTGATTTGCTTTTGCTGCCCACCGCCAAGGAGATCACGCACTATGTCGAGGAGCAGCTGGCCGTGCGTTTCCCTGAGTTGTTCGCCGCGCGGGATTTTTTATAA
- a CDS encoding PTS system mannose/fructose/N-acetylgalactosamine-transporter subunit IIB produces the protein MGIVLARIDNRLIHGQVLEAWIPFTHANCIVVANDELARPSLRRAMMEASVPRSIKVIIGDVEDISLRLRDPALAKERVLLLFASSADALRAHRRGVVFKELNLGNMHEGQGKYQLSCTIHLDEEDVKNLIFLEQEGVEIVSRCIPADRGQHWKKLVRNMPG, from the coding sequence ATGGGCATCGTTCTCGCGCGGATAGATAACCGACTCATTCATGGGCAGGTGCTCGAGGCATGGATACCTTTTACTCATGCCAACTGCATCGTGGTGGCCAATGACGAACTGGCCCGGCCGTCCCTGCGGCGCGCCATGATGGAAGCTTCGGTGCCGCGCAGCATCAAGGTGATCATCGGCGACGTGGAAGACATCAGCCTTCGTTTGCGTGACCCGGCCTTGGCCAAGGAGCGCGTGCTGTTGCTTTTCGCCTCATCGGCCGACGCGTTGCGCGCTCATCGTCGGGGCGTTGTGTTCAAGGAGTTGAACCTCGGCAACATGCACGAGGGGCAGGGCAAATATCAGCTTTCCTGCACCATTCATCTGGACGAGGAAGATGTGAAAAACCTCATTTTTCTCGAGCAAGAGGGGGTCGAGATCGTCTCGCGCTGCATCCCGGCGGATCGGGGACAACATTGGAAAAAGCTCGTTCGCAACATGCCCGGTTGA
- a CDS encoding HPr family phosphocarrier protein, protein MISKDFTIRNRLGLHARAAAQLVQTANRFRADVTVSKDGMEVNGKSIMGILMLAAAQGSSIKVSVDGEDAGDALETIGRLIDDGFGEK, encoded by the coding sequence ATGATCAGTAAGGATTTCACCATCCGCAACAGACTGGGACTGCATGCCCGCGCCGCCGCGCAGCTCGTTCAAACGGCCAACCGTTTTCGCGCCGACGTCACGGTGAGCAAGGACGGCATGGAAGTCAACGGCAAGAGCATCATGGGAATTCTGATGCTGGCGGCGGCGCAGGGATCGTCGATCAAGGTGTCCGTTGACGGGGAGGACGCAGGCGACGCCCTGGAGACCATCGGAAGGCTCATCGATGACGGATTCGGAGAAAAATAG
- a CDS encoding PTS system mannose/fructose/sorbose family transporter subunit IID — MTNRRLPPRVLLRILGRSFLLQASWSFERMQSLGALYILAPALRLLYQEKELEDAFRRHMVYFNTHPYLAPPLLGAVLALEEDQARGERCAIGAVEFRDMVMAPFAAIGDALFWGGLRPLAAVIALFFAFKGSLWAPVVFLVLFNLPHLWFRCAGLVRGYFSGLRLVETVQARRLPDWALRAKEATVVLLGGLCAYLTLACLKQQEIWAGWGLLFFPLVVMLGWLARKGVSNLLLVLATLGALLLAGLIV, encoded by the coding sequence GTGACGAACCGGCGCCTCCCCCCGCGGGTGTTGTTGCGCATCCTCGGACGCTCCTTTCTGCTGCAGGCCAGTTGGAGCTTTGAACGCATGCAGAGCCTGGGCGCCCTCTACATCCTGGCGCCCGCCTTGCGCTTGCTCTACCAGGAAAAAGAACTGGAAGACGCCTTTCGCCGCCATATGGTCTATTTCAATACCCATCCCTATTTGGCTCCGCCGCTTCTCGGCGCCGTCCTGGCCTTGGAGGAGGATCAGGCGCGCGGCGAGCGTTGCGCCATCGGGGCGGTGGAATTTCGCGATATGGTCATGGCCCCCTTTGCCGCCATCGGTGACGCCCTGTTCTGGGGTGGGTTGCGTCCTTTGGCGGCGGTCATCGCCCTGTTTTTTGCCTTCAAGGGCTCCTTGTGGGCTCCGGTGGTTTTTCTGGTACTGTTCAATCTGCCGCACCTCTGGTTTCGCTGTGCCGGTCTGGTTCGTGGTTATTTCAGCGGGTTGCGCCTAGTCGAAACGGTACAGGCACGGCGGCTTCCCGATTGGGCCCTGCGCGCCAAGGAAGCGACGGTGGTGCTGCTCGGAGGGCTCTGTGCCTATCTCACCCTGGCGTGCCTCAAACAGCAGGAAATCTGGGCCGGTTGGGGGTTGCTGTTCTTTCCGCTGGTGGTCATGCTCGGCTGGTTGGCCCGCAAAGGGGTTTCCAACCTGCTTCTGGTTCTGGCGACCCTGGGCGCGTTGCTGCTGGCGGGGCTCATCGTATGA
- a CDS encoding PTS sugar transporter subunit IIC gives MTLSIFLIGALAGLLLGLDRTAFGQFMLARPVVAGPLTGWLIGDPLVGLQVGALVELLWLGRLPVGAAIPPDDTQVAVAATVLAVAAGQYYSLEGITLILFSVLVAMPLGKVGQVFDRLARSRNARLARQAESDLKSGRTAQLERRHLQGLVHFAAAALGTYLLIVLPGWLLVRFAGERLLPALDGVDGWLLLAFPLVGTATILGTINVSRSLTLFAASFTTVLLLLWLL, from the coding sequence ATGACCCTGAGCATTTTTCTTATCGGCGCCCTGGCGGGATTGCTGTTGGGGCTCGATCGCACGGCCTTCGGTCAGTTCATGCTGGCGCGCCCCGTGGTCGCCGGTCCGCTGACCGGCTGGTTGATCGGAGATCCCCTGGTGGGTTTGCAGGTCGGTGCGCTGGTTGAATTGCTTTGGCTCGGTCGGCTGCCGGTGGGCGCCGCGATTCCGCCTGACGACACGCAGGTCGCGGTCGCCGCGACGGTTCTCGCCGTGGCGGCCGGTCAATACTATTCCCTGGAAGGGATCACCCTGATTTTGTTCAGCGTTCTGGTGGCCATGCCCCTGGGCAAGGTCGGACAGGTTTTCGATCGGCTGGCGCGAAGTCGCAACGCACGCCTTGCGCGGCAGGCCGAGTCCGACCTGAAATCAGGGCGCACGGCGCAACTGGAGCGGCGGCATCTCCAGGGGCTGGTGCATTTTGCCGCAGCGGCGCTGGGAACCTATCTGCTCATCGTCCTGCCCGGCTGGCTGCTGGTGAGATTTGCCGGAGAGCGTCTTCTGCCGGCCCTGGACGGGGTCGATGGCTGGTTGCTGCTGGCGTTTCCCCTCGTGGGCACGGCGACCATCCTTGGGACCATCAACGTCAGTCGTTCACTGACCTTGTTCGCCGCATCCTTCACGACGGTGCTGCTGTTGCTGTGGTTGTTATGA